A region from the Salicibibacter cibarius genome encodes:
- a CDS encoding alpha/beta hydrolase, whose amino-acid sequence MKIVPPKPFTFNGDNGRAVLLLHGFTGSTADVRMLGRFLQKNGYTTHAPMFPGHGVPPEQLLETGPEDWWKAVKEGYEYLRAQGFEHIAVCGLSLGGLFTLKAGYTFKVNGIIPMCAPAITKEQDHRLYNGLLQYAKEYKRYEKKDEQTIENEMADFKNDTDPVLSAIPELISTIREQLHEIKVPIEIIQAGKDEMVDPDSAHVIYDEVSSRQKHVQGYKGAPHVITLWNEKEKVYEQILSFLEQLDWE is encoded by the coding sequence TTGAAAATCGTACCCCCGAAACCGTTTACGTTTAATGGCGATAACGGGCGCGCTGTTTTGCTTTTGCATGGCTTCACCGGATCAACGGCGGATGTGCGCATGCTCGGTCGCTTCCTGCAAAAAAACGGGTACACAACACACGCGCCCATGTTCCCCGGACATGGCGTTCCGCCCGAACAGTTATTGGAAACGGGTCCCGAAGACTGGTGGAAAGCCGTGAAAGAAGGATACGAATACCTACGGGCACAGGGGTTTGAGCATATTGCCGTTTGCGGTCTTTCTCTCGGTGGTTTGTTTACGTTAAAAGCCGGATACACGTTCAAGGTGAATGGCATTATTCCGATGTGCGCGCCCGCCATCACGAAAGAACAGGATCACCGCCTATATAACGGGCTTTTACAGTATGCCAAAGAATACAAACGATATGAGAAAAAAGATGAACAGACCATTGAAAATGAAATGGCTGATTTCAAAAATGACACCGACCCGGTGTTGTCTGCTATCCCCGAATTGATCAGCACGATTCGGGAACAGCTCCATGAAATAAAGGTTCCGATTGAAATCATTCAAGCCGGCAAGGATGAGATGGTCGATCCGGATAGTGCACATGTGATCTACGACGAAGTGTCCTCCCGCCAAAAACATGTACAAGGCTATAAGGGTGCGCCGCATGTGATTACGCTATGGAACGAAAAAGAAAAAGTATATGAACAGATTCTCTCATTTTTGGAACAATTAGATTGGGAGTAG
- the secG gene encoding preprotein translocase subunit SecG: MASIITIILIIVSITLISLVLMQPGRSAGLSGSISGGAEQLMGKQKARGVESFLAKATVVLAVLFFIGTILLAYFLQ, translated from the coding sequence TTGGCATCCATCATTACGATCATATTAATTATTGTAAGTATCACTCTGATTTCGCTTGTCCTCATGCAACCGGGAAGAAGTGCCGGTTTATCCGGATCCATTTCCGGCGGAGCGGAACAATTAATGGGGAAACAAAAAGCACGAGGGGTTGAATCCTTTCTGGCGAAAGCAACGGTTGTGCTCGCCGTGCTATTTTTCATTGGCACTATTTTACTGGCATATTTTCTGCAATAA
- a CDS encoding PRK06851 family protein: MGNIKNYYAGSNSSLGFYSLYEEAVQGLEQLYILKGGPGTGKSTLIRHVGNAVAEKGESIEFLHCSSDNGSLDGVIIPSLKVGIVDGTAPHMMDPKYPGVIDDIVHLGDFRDDTKLEEHREDIVALTDKNKDAFSKAYAAFAEARNVHDDLEAIYLTAMDFQKADQVAEELIREIFSKTGEVEQVPAIKHRFFGAATPKGPVHFYGNLTEDVSKRYILKGRAGSGKSSMMKRIGKHAENKAYGVEYYYCAFDPESVDMVIIPALQIAILDGTDPHPFKPSRENDEVVDMFLRCMDPSIEEQKADAIRETDTSYKNWMKQGTHYLREAKKVHDELEKYYGQAMNFQPINRKAQELATEIINLIK, translated from the coding sequence ATGGGTAACATTAAAAATTACTATGCCGGCAGCAACTCCAGCCTCGGCTTTTATTCGCTTTATGAAGAAGCGGTGCAAGGGCTCGAACAACTTTATATATTAAAAGGCGGACCGGGAACGGGCAAGTCGACGCTAATCAGACATGTCGGCAACGCTGTGGCAGAAAAAGGCGAATCGATTGAATTTCTTCATTGTTCATCCGACAATGGCTCGCTTGACGGTGTGATCATTCCTTCCTTAAAGGTTGGGATCGTAGATGGAACAGCACCGCACATGATGGATCCCAAGTATCCGGGTGTGATTGATGATATCGTTCATTTGGGCGATTTTCGAGACGATACCAAATTGGAGGAACACAGAGAAGATATCGTGGCATTGACCGATAAAAATAAGGATGCTTTTTCCAAAGCATATGCGGCATTTGCTGAGGCCCGGAACGTGCACGACGATTTAGAAGCTATTTACTTAACTGCCATGGACTTTCAGAAAGCGGATCAAGTGGCGGAGGAACTGATTAGGGAAATTTTCTCCAAAACCGGGGAAGTCGAGCAGGTCCCAGCAATCAAGCATCGGTTCTTCGGCGCGGCCACACCTAAAGGGCCGGTTCATTTTTATGGTAATCTAACGGAAGATGTGAGCAAACGATACATCTTAAAGGGGCGTGCCGGTAGCGGAAAATCATCGATGATGAAAAGAATCGGGAAACATGCGGAAAATAAGGCTTACGGCGTTGAGTATTATTATTGTGCATTTGATCCGGAAAGCGTAGATATGGTGATCATTCCGGCGTTGCAAATAGCTATTTTGGATGGAACGGACCCGCATCCATTTAAGCCGAGTCGGGAAAATGACGAAGTTGTCGATATGTTTTTGCGTTGTATGGATCCATCTATCGAGGAGCAGAAGGCCGATGCGATCCGCGAAACGGACACGTCTTACAAGAATTGGATGAAACAAGGGACACATTATTTGCGTGAAGCAAAAAAAGTCCACGATGAATTGGAAAAATATTATGGGCAAGCGATGAACTTTCAACCCATTAACCGAAAAGCGCAAGAACTAGCAACGGAAATCATCAATCTTATCAAGTGA
- the eno gene encoding phosphopyruvate hydratase, translating to MTMIADVFAREVFDSRGNPTVEVEVVTEEGVLGRALVPSGASTGEHEAVELRDGGDRLMGKGVLKAVENVNGEIASHLVGIDVTDQLGIDRLLIDLDGTPNKEKLGANSILGVSMACAYAAAQEMGLELYEYLGGFNAKTMPVPMMNILNGGEHADNSVDLQEFMVMPVGATDVRSTVVIGAEIFHTLKKVLKEKGYNTAVGDEGGFAPDLKSNEEALEVIIEAIEKAGYKPGEDVVLAMDAAASEMYADGNYHLKGEGVTKSADEMIDFYKGLVDKYPIVSIEDGLDENDWDGWKKLTDTIGDRVQLVGDDLFVTNTEKLSEGITRGVGNSILIKVNQIGTLTETFDAIEMAKKAGYTAVISHRSGETEDATIADIAVAANAGQIKTGAPSRTDRVAKYNQLLRIHDQLGGRSIYPGKETFYQLDE from the coding sequence ATGACAATGATCGCGGATGTGTTTGCCCGGGAAGTGTTTGATTCCCGGGGGAACCCGACAGTTGAAGTTGAAGTGGTGACAGAGGAAGGCGTTCTTGGGCGAGCACTTGTCCCGAGCGGAGCGTCCACCGGCGAGCATGAAGCGGTGGAGCTTCGGGATGGCGGTGACCGTCTAATGGGGAAAGGCGTGCTCAAAGCAGTGGAAAATGTAAACGGAGAAATCGCCTCGCACCTCGTTGGCATTGACGTAACCGATCAACTCGGCATTGATCGTTTGCTCATTGATCTTGACGGCACTCCGAACAAGGAAAAGCTGGGTGCGAACAGCATCCTCGGCGTATCGATGGCTTGTGCCTACGCAGCTGCCCAAGAAATGGGCCTTGAATTATATGAATATCTCGGCGGCTTTAATGCAAAAACCATGCCCGTGCCAATGATGAATATTTTAAATGGCGGTGAACATGCCGACAATAGCGTTGATTTACAAGAATTTATGGTGATGCCGGTCGGCGCAACGGATGTCCGGAGCACAGTTGTGATCGGAGCGGAAATTTTCCACACCTTGAAAAAAGTATTAAAAGAAAAAGGATATAATACCGCTGTCGGCGATGAAGGCGGATTTGCCCCGGATCTAAAATCAAACGAAGAAGCGCTTGAAGTCATCATTGAAGCCATCGAAAAAGCAGGGTACAAACCCGGAGAAGACGTCGTGCTCGCGATGGATGCAGCTGCATCGGAAATGTATGCAGATGGCAACTATCATTTGAAAGGCGAAGGCGTGACAAAAAGTGCCGATGAGATGATCGACTTTTATAAAGGGCTCGTTGATAAGTATCCGATTGTTTCGATTGAAGATGGCTTGGATGAAAATGATTGGGACGGATGGAAAAAACTAACCGACACGATTGGCGACCGGGTCCAGCTTGTTGGCGACGATTTGTTCGTCACCAATACGGAAAAGCTGTCCGAAGGCATTACGCGCGGCGTTGGAAACTCTATTTTGATCAAAGTGAATCAAATCGGAACGCTCACGGAAACATTTGACGCGATTGAAATGGCGAAAAAAGCCGGCTACACGGCTGTGATTTCCCATCGTTCCGGGGAAACGGAAGATGCTACCATTGCGGATATTGCCGTTGCTGCAAACGCGGGGCAAATCAAAACGGGCGCCCCATCGCGAACCGACCGTGTTGCCAAATACAATCAACTTCTACGCATCCATGACCAACTCGGTGGCCGATCCATCTATCCGGGAAAAGAGACGTTTTATCAGTTGGATGAGTGA
- the gpmI gene encoding 2,3-bisphosphoglycerate-independent phosphoglycerate mutase, which yields MRKQAPHALIILDGFALRDETYGNAVGQARTPNFDHLWHAYPHATLAASGERVGLPAGQMGNSEVGHMNIGAGRIVYQNLSLINKGIQAGTFFENEAFHNAINHVKKKNSSLHLYGLLSDGGVHSHIDHVIALLKLAKEEGISNVFVHAFLDGRDVDQQSAKTYIAQLQTEMDDIGVGRLASVHGRYYAMDRDRRWERIRKSYDVLVYGQGNKTTDPLAAVDRSYERGIYDEFVEPTVVQAADESPVATISDEDAVICFNFRPDRVIQLTEALVAETFTPFDRGEKQPRTLYDVTMTHYHDTFTADVAFEALQLPNTLGETISNAGYSQLRIAETEKYPHVTFFLNGGMDTVFDGEERILIDSPKVATYDLQPEMSATQVTKALLDAIENDLHDAIVLNFANPDMVGHSGKLEPTIAAVEAVDKHLGRIVDAIHEKGGAAIVTADHGNADEVTEANGAAMTTHTINPVPVIVTKAGMELRSDGILADLAPTLLAMMGIAQPPEMTGRNLIIKAEKG from the coding sequence ATGAGAAAGCAAGCTCCGCACGCTTTAATCATCCTTGACGGCTTTGCCCTTCGGGATGAAACATATGGCAATGCTGTAGGGCAAGCCCGGACTCCTAATTTTGACCATTTATGGCATGCGTATCCCCACGCGACCCTTGCGGCTTCAGGCGAAAGGGTAGGCCTTCCGGCCGGTCAAATGGGGAATTCCGAAGTCGGCCATATGAATATTGGCGCCGGCCGCATTGTGTATCAGAATCTTTCATTGATTAACAAAGGCATTCAAGCCGGAACTTTTTTTGAAAATGAAGCATTTCATAACGCTATAAACCATGTGAAGAAAAAGAACAGTTCCCTTCATCTGTATGGTTTATTGTCGGACGGCGGGGTTCATAGCCACATTGATCACGTTATTGCTCTCCTGAAGCTCGCGAAAGAAGAAGGCATATCCAACGTGTTCGTCCACGCGTTTCTGGATGGCAGAGATGTGGACCAGCAAAGTGCGAAAACCTACATTGCACAACTGCAAACAGAAATGGATGACATAGGTGTCGGCCGACTGGCAAGCGTGCACGGGCGGTACTATGCAATGGATCGTGACCGGCGTTGGGAACGGATCCGAAAATCATACGATGTCCTTGTTTACGGACAAGGAAACAAAACAACCGATCCGTTGGCAGCCGTTGACCGCTCATACGAACGAGGGATTTATGATGAATTTGTGGAACCGACCGTTGTGCAAGCGGCAGACGAAAGCCCCGTCGCAACCATTTCCGATGAGGATGCCGTCATTTGTTTTAACTTTAGGCCGGACCGTGTCATTCAACTGACGGAAGCATTAGTTGCGGAAACGTTCACTCCTTTTGACAGAGGCGAGAAGCAACCGCGCACCCTTTATGATGTGACGATGACGCACTATCATGATACATTTACCGCCGATGTTGCTTTTGAAGCGTTGCAACTCCCGAACACGCTCGGGGAAACTATTTCCAACGCCGGTTATTCGCAACTGCGCATCGCGGAAACCGAAAAGTATCCCCATGTTACGTTTTTCTTGAATGGCGGCATGGATACAGTCTTTGATGGAGAAGAAAGAATCCTAATTGACTCTCCGAAAGTCGCCACGTATGATTTGCAACCGGAAATGAGTGCGACGCAGGTAACAAAAGCGTTATTGGACGCGATTGAAAACGATTTGCATGATGCGATTGTCCTTAATTTTGCCAACCCCGATATGGTCGGGCATTCCGGAAAATTGGAACCAACCATTGCCGCGGTAGAAGCTGTGGATAAGCATTTGGGGCGAATTGTGGACGCTATTCACGAAAAAGGCGGTGCCGCAATTGTAACGGCAGATCATGGCAACGCCGATGAAGTGACGGAAGCAAACGGAGCCGCGATGACAACACATACGATAAATCCGGTGCCGGTCATCGTCACAAAAGCGGGCATGGAATTACGAAGCGATGGCATTCTCGCCGATTTGGCGCCGACATTGCTCGCGATGATGGGCATTGCCCAACCTCCCGAAATGACAGGACGGAATTTAATAATAAAGGCTGAGAAAGGATGA
- the tpiA gene encoding triose-phosphate isomerase: MRTPFIAGNWKMNVTDKEALAFVDAVKDRVPSNEEVESAVCAQALSLKGMTEKAKETDLRIGAQNMHEEDHGAFTGEISAPTLTSIGIDLVIIGHSERREMFNDTDERVNRKLHAALAHGMTPIVCIGEKLEEREASRADEVVRKQLEQALQGVEAEQVKGCVFAYEPVWAIGTGKSSNPEEAGEMARTIRAYIRDQYGHSAAEATRIQYGGSVKPENIAEYLADEDIDGALVGGASIKVDSFLSLLEAAQ, translated from the coding sequence ATGCGGACACCATTTATCGCGGGAAATTGGAAAATGAACGTAACCGATAAGGAAGCGCTGGCGTTTGTCGATGCCGTCAAGGATCGCGTCCCTTCAAACGAAGAAGTGGAAAGCGCGGTTTGCGCGCAAGCGTTATCGTTGAAAGGAATGACGGAAAAAGCTAAGGAAACCGATTTAAGGATCGGTGCACAGAACATGCATGAAGAGGACCATGGCGCTTTCACCGGTGAAATCAGCGCCCCGACGTTAACATCGATCGGTATTGACCTTGTTATTATCGGCCATTCCGAACGGCGCGAAATGTTCAATGACACCGATGAACGGGTGAATCGAAAGCTTCATGCAGCCTTGGCACATGGTATGACCCCGATTGTATGTATCGGCGAAAAATTGGAAGAACGGGAAGCGAGCCGCGCAGATGAAGTCGTGCGTAAGCAACTGGAGCAAGCATTGCAGGGAGTGGAAGCCGAGCAGGTGAAAGGATGCGTCTTTGCATATGAACCTGTTTGGGCGATCGGCACCGGAAAATCCTCAAATCCCGAGGAGGCCGGAGAAATGGCGAGAACCATTCGTGCATACATTCGTGACCAATACGGTCACTCAGCGGCAGAAGCCACCCGCATTCAATATGGGGGCAGTGTCAAACCGGAAAATATCGCGGAATACTTGGCGGATGAAGATATTGATGGGGCGCTCGTGGGCGGTGCCAGTATCAAGGTGGATTCATTCCTCTCGCTATTGGAGGCTGCCCAATGA